The sequence GTGGTATGGGCAACCTGATGAAGCAGGCCCAGCAGATGCAAGAGAAGATGCAAGCGGCTCAGGCTGAGATCGCGGCCATGGAAGTGACCGGTGAAGCGGGCGCGGGCATGGTCAAGGTCACCATGACTGGTAGCCACAGCGTTCGTCGCGTTGAGATCGACCCCTCCCTGATGGAGGATGAGGTTGAGATGCTGGAAGATCTGATCGCCGCAGCCTGCAACGACGCAGCCCGTCGTGTGGAGGAGACCTCCAAAGAGAAGATGGCTGCCCTGACCGGCGGCATGGGTCTGCCCCCAGGCTTTAAGATGCCCTTCTAATGAAGTTCAGTCCCCTGGTCGATGACCTGATCAAAAGCCTGCAGTGCCTGCCTGGTGTGGGTCCACGTTCGGCGCAGAGGATGACATTCCAGTTGCTGGAGCGGGACAGGGCGGCCGGCCATAAGCTGGGCGAGGCT is a genomic window of Ferrimonas sp. YFM containing:
- a CDS encoding YbaB/EbfC family nucleoid-associated protein, with protein sequence MFGKGGMGNLMKQAQQMQEKMQAAQAEIAAMEVTGEAGAGMVKVTMTGSHSVRRVEIDPSLMEDEVEMLEDLIAAACNDAARRVEETSKEKMAALTGGMGLPPGFKMPF